A genomic region of Planktothrix serta PCC 8927 contains the following coding sequences:
- a CDS encoding type II toxin-antitoxin system RelE/ParE family toxin encodes MSNINKRPQVIRDLLELATYIALNNLDASDLFLSAAETTFQQLAQMPNMGKLSQLSHPRLANVRQQAIKGFRKYLVFYQITNTGIEILRVIHGARDIEGILYESLEEE; translated from the coding sequence ATGAGCAATATTAATAAACGACCGCAAGTTATTCGTGATTTGTTGGAATTAGCCACCTATATTGCTTTAAATAATTTAGATGCTTCCGATCTATTTTTATCAGCAGCCGAGACAACTTTTCAACAACTTGCACAGATGCCAAACATGGGAAAATTGAGCCAACTTTCCCACCCCAGGTTAGCTAATGTTCGACAGCAAGCGATTAAAGGATTTAGAAAGTATCTCGTTTTTTACCAAATTACAAATACGGGAATTGAGATTTTACGAGTTATTCACGGAGCTAGAGATATAGAAGGGATACTATATGAAAGTTTAGAAGAAGAATAA
- a CDS encoding 2Fe-2S iron-sulfur cluster-binding protein, with the protein MVQIQAQGKTITCEPGANLRKVLLENGVDLYNGQASVINCHGFGTCGTCCVEIEGEVSEPQWKEKTRLSLPPHSSGSQRRLACQVQVLGDIKVKKYDGFWGQGSQTAWTP; encoded by the coding sequence ATGGTACAAATTCAAGCTCAAGGAAAAACCATCACTTGTGAACCGGGTGCGAATCTGCGTAAAGTCTTATTAGAGAATGGTGTTGATCTCTATAATGGCCAAGCTTCTGTGATTAATTGTCATGGATTTGGCACTTGTGGGACTTGTTGCGTGGAAATTGAAGGGGAAGTTTCCGAACCCCAATGGAAAGAAAAAACCCGCCTTTCCCTTCCTCCCCATTCGTCCGGTAGCCAGCGCCGTTTAGCCTGTCAGGTTCAAGTGCTCGGAGATATCAAAGTTAAAAAATATGACGGGTTCTGGGGTCAGGGTTCCCAAACCGCTTGGACTCCATAA
- the cimA gene encoding citramalate synthase — MTNPLFIYDTTLRDGAQREGLSLSLDDKLRIARQLDSLGIPFIEGGWPGANPKDVQFFWKLQEEPLVNSEVVAFCSTRRPNSKAAEDDHLKAILSAGTRWITLFGKSWDLHVTEGLQTTSRENLAMIEDTILFFRSHGRRVIYDAEHWFDGYKKNPDYALQTLKTAAKAGAEWLVFCDTNGGTLPHEITQIVRDVIQATKDLETPFPLQFGIHTHNDSGTAIGNAIAAVLEGVKMVQGTINGYGERCGNANLCTLIPNLQLKLDYDCIGDEQIKKLTEVSRFVSEVANLAPDDHAPFVGLSAFSHKGGIHVSAVQRNPLTYEHIPPETIGNQRRIVVSDQAGLSNVLAKARTFGIDLDRNNPTSRKILQELKDLENQGYQFEAAEASFDLLMREALGTRKTFFTLKGFQVHCDKSSDETCHALATVKVTVKGQDILEAAEGNGPVSALDAALRKALMNFYPMIAEFQLRDYKVRILDGGSGTSAKTRVLVESSNGQQRWTTVGVSTNIIDASYQAVVEGLEYGLLLKQQETPVSVVTVI; from the coding sequence ATGACTAATCCACTTTTTATCTACGATACCACATTAAGAGACGGCGCACAACGGGAAGGATTATCGCTATCTCTTGATGATAAATTGCGAATTGCACGTCAATTAGATAGTTTAGGAATTCCCTTTATTGAAGGAGGATGGCCGGGAGCTAATCCTAAAGATGTTCAATTTTTTTGGAAGTTGCAAGAAGAACCGTTAGTTAATTCTGAAGTTGTTGCTTTTTGTTCCACAAGACGACCGAATAGTAAAGCCGCAGAAGATGATCATTTAAAAGCAATTTTATCAGCAGGAACGCGCTGGATCACGTTATTTGGGAAATCCTGGGATTTGCACGTTACTGAAGGATTGCAAACAACCTCAAGGGAAAACCTGGCGATGATTGAGGATACAATTCTGTTTTTCCGCAGTCATGGAAGACGGGTAATTTATGATGCTGAACACTGGTTTGATGGGTATAAAAAGAATCCTGATTATGCCTTACAAACGTTAAAAACGGCGGCAAAAGCTGGGGCTGAATGGTTAGTCTTTTGTGATACGAATGGGGGAACTTTACCCCATGAAATTACTCAAATTGTGCGCGATGTTATTCAAGCCACAAAAGACTTAGAAACGCCTTTTCCTCTGCAATTTGGAATTCATACTCATAATGATTCGGGAACAGCTATTGGCAATGCGATCGCAGCCGTATTAGAAGGGGTAAAGATGGTACAAGGAACCATTAATGGTTATGGCGAACGTTGTGGAAATGCTAATCTTTGTACCTTAATTCCGAATTTACAATTAAAATTAGACTATGATTGTATTGGAGATGAACAGATTAAAAAACTCACAGAAGTTAGTCGATTTGTGAGTGAAGTTGCCAATTTAGCTCCCGATGATCACGCGCCTTTTGTAGGATTATCTGCCTTTTCCCATAAGGGAGGAATTCATGTTTCTGCGGTACAGCGAAATCCTTTAACTTATGAACATATTCCCCCAGAAACGATTGGAAATCAACGGCGAATTGTCGTTTCTGATCAAGCGGGATTAAGTAATGTTTTAGCGAAAGCGCGAACCTTTGGAATTGATTTAGATCGAAATAATCCCACCAGTCGCAAAATTTTACAAGAATTAAAGGATTTAGAAAATCAAGGCTATCAATTTGAAGCGGCGGAAGCGAGTTTTGATTTATTAATGCGAGAAGCATTAGGAACTCGTAAAACCTTTTTTACGCTCAAAGGATTTCAGGTACATTGTGATAAATCCAGTGATGAAACTTGCCATGCTTTAGCAACGGTAAAAGTGACCGTCAAGGGTCAAGATATTTTAGAAGCTGCCGAGGGAAATGGCCCGGTGTCTGCTTTAGACGCAGCTTTAAGAAAAGCATTGATGAATTTTTATCCGATGATTGCTGAATTTCAATTGCGGGATTATAAAGTCAGAATTCTCGATGGGGGCTCAGGAACATCAGCAAAAACTCGTGTTTTAGTCGAGTCAAGTAACGGTCAGCAACGCTGGACAACCGTAGGAGTTTCTACTAATATTATTGATGCTTCCTACCAAGCCGTTGTCGAAGGATTAGAATATGGTTTATTGCTCAAACAACAGGAAACTCCTGTATCAGTGGTGACGGTGATTTAA
- a CDS encoding HEAT repeat domain-containing protein, producing MPQSRSVKATSEGIAKIKARMAELEKPILEGKTGKNCWTQEYLAKQANVSLDTVKRFLKGTAIDIGYAIAIVKALNLELADIVNLPKPEPEPPPPNTINWYQICESRLDAYEERFFKNNPLTGINFYVPLGLVEPKREQEKRHKQEVNPEDGSEFYQLPETEITKTYSEPNQFFEEVLRQGNSKSKGQRLAVIGEPGAGKTTLLYQIARWILQENLGYPILIRLADVDKPIRDYLTQNWLRDATGSLTGVSPEWVSGFERLITKKQNYSADYSADISVVETASTQTKPAVAGCEPLDFSSVREGGHRLYSSEFHSPDTYSPSSSPSSADISAVETASTQTKPACAGSQIVPFSQQVYLLLDAVDEMGITSPLVTINQQLAEGWTQGLRVVLTCRLNVWEGEKNALRDFDVYRNLDFNSQQIQEFIEQWFNDKTQSQELLKQLNESNQNRINDLIKNPLRLALLCRTWTLGEKLPETQAGLYQRLVKSHYQWKDEQKPFQIPEDVQECLHQQLGELAKTAINREQFRFRLEEKFVQQYLGKPQRENTLFDWALKLGWLNRVGLASVEEKDSDQAVYAFFHPTFQEYFAALAINDWDYFLPRNHVNCPVEGKEYRIFQPQWIQIILLWLGRDDVEAREKESFIQKLVSFDDGCGEWSYEKADRWLYEYFAYCLASVGIVEFKECSLSDEIIEQIVKLGYGYFNIEKQEWITFLYPIEEVGKEVLAYTNNSLICKALEKINTKLLQVLKTNKNQDLAIKVANFLFQINPGNKVLVKELVRLLETTESEDECCKIALILGENAPGNKIVIGELIRLLEMNENKNICEEIAGNLCSNVLFSKNELQVLIETLETTDHKNDDSFVTQDLSRIDLFNNRVIKMLIQVLKTAQNIMNVISICCLLTRLASVNQSFLFELIRLLKTDFSKWYIRQIIIDIFAKCIIKNEVGISELIKILVADIEADIFLPYNFFLENAVGNKFIIRELIQVLEITNNKNVRQIFAEILWKIDPGNELAIQALIQILNTTENEDNRSWVAKILWKINPGNELVIQALIQVLETTENEDNRRIVAESLGEIDPGNELAIQALIQILNTTENEDNRRMIAESLGEIDPGNELAIQALIQILNTTDNEDNRRRVAESLGEIDPGNELVIQALIQVLETTEDKYTRGNVAKTLGEIIKTEKQYSDVVFALKHNLINEVYNNNFDLFESCYKLLWQYAQNLPYPKFYQAWHHNTITPHPEITNNTPVGNTPTVRQLEQQFTDICSQLPHLPVHCININKLLTLNTKNEFIQAFCNRLYQKLLPDETPPDVQTPANLETKIIHLKQQLQTYLFILLLADGTPTPEVIDCCDYLTDVLHLGWITPDPLPLPFPQRSFVTSQDNLLEAIESWVKEY from the coding sequence ATGCCTCAATCTCGCAGTGTTAAAGCTACTTCTGAGGGAATCGCTAAAATTAAAGCGAGGATGGCTGAACTGGAAAAACCAATTCTCGAAGGAAAAACGGGAAAAAATTGCTGGACACAAGAGTATTTAGCGAAACAAGCTAACGTTAGTTTAGACACGGTTAAACGCTTTTTGAAAGGAACTGCTATTGATATCGGTTATGCGATCGCAATTGTAAAAGCGTTAAACTTAGAATTAGCAGATATTGTCAATCTCCCCAAACCTGAACCCGAACCACCACCACCTAATACTATTAACTGGTATCAAATTTGTGAATCTCGCCTCGACGCCTACGAAGAACGCTTTTTCAAGAATAACCCGTTAACGGGGATTAATTTTTATGTTCCTTTGGGGTTAGTGGAACCGAAACGGGAACAGGAAAAACGACACAAACAGGAAGTGAACCCAGAGGACGGGTCAGAATTTTATCAATTACCAGAAACGGAAATAACAAAAACCTACAGCGAACCGAATCAATTTTTTGAGGAAGTATTACGACAAGGAAATAGTAAAAGTAAAGGTCAACGGTTGGCGGTTATTGGGGAACCTGGGGCGGGAAAAACAACGTTATTATATCAAATTGCTCGATGGATTTTACAGGAAAATTTAGGTTATCCGATTTTAATTCGGTTGGCGGATGTTGATAAACCCATACGAGATTATTTAACTCAAAATTGGTTACGCGATGCGACGGGAAGTTTAACGGGGGTTTCGCCGGAATGGGTTTCTGGGTTTGAGAGGTTGATTACAAAAAAACAAAATTATTCGGCGGATTATTCGGCGGATATTTCGGTGGTTGAAACCGCGTCTACACAGACAAAACCCGCCGTCGCGGGTTGTGAGCCGTTGGATTTCTCATCTGTCCGCGAAGGCGGACATCGTTTGTATAGCAGCGAATTCCATTCGCCGGATACTTATTCGCCTTCTTCTTCGCCTTCTTCGGCGGATATTTCGGCGGTTGAAACCGCGTCTACACAGACAAAACCCGCCTGCGCGGGTTCGCAAATTGTGCCATTTTCCCAACAGGTTTACTTACTCCTCGACGCCGTTGATGAAATGGGGATAACGTCACCTTTGGTAACAATTAATCAACAGTTGGCGGAAGGATGGACGCAGGGGTTACGGGTGGTGTTAACCTGTCGGTTGAATGTTTGGGAGGGGGAGAAAAACGCTTTAAGGGATTTTGATGTTTATCGCAATTTAGATTTTAATTCCCAACAGATTCAGGAATTTATTGAACAATGGTTTAACGATAAAACCCAGAGTCAGGAATTATTAAAACAGTTAAATGAATCCAACCAAAACCGGATTAATGATTTAATTAAAAATCCCCTGCGGTTAGCGTTATTATGTCGGACTTGGACACTAGGGGAAAAATTACCGGAAACCCAAGCGGGACTTTATCAACGGTTGGTTAAGAGTCATTATCAATGGAAAGATGAACAGAAACCGTTTCAAATTCCTGAAGATGTGCAAGAATGTCTCCATCAACAGTTAGGAGAATTAGCGAAAACAGCGATAAATCGTGAACAATTTCGGTTTCGTTTAGAGGAAAAATTTGTTCAACAGTATTTAGGAAAACCGCAACGGGAAAATACTCTATTTGATTGGGCGTTAAAATTAGGATGGTTAAATCGGGTGGGGTTAGCTTCCGTTGAGGAAAAAGATTCAGACCAAGCGGTTTATGCCTTTTTTCATCCCACGTTTCAGGAATATTTTGCAGCTTTAGCGATTAACGATTGGGATTATTTTTTACCTCGAAATCATGTTAATTGTCCGGTGGAGGGGAAAGAGTATCGCATTTTTCAACCTCAATGGATACAGATAATTTTATTATGGTTGGGGCGGGATGATGTGGAGGCAAGGGAGAAAGAGTCGTTTATTCAGAAGTTAGTTAGTTTTGATGATGGCTGTGGAGAGTGGAGTTATGAAAAAGCAGATAGATGGTTGTATGAATACTTTGCCTATTGTTTAGCATCTGTAGGAATAGTTGAGTTTAAAGAATGTAGTTTATCGGATGAAATTATAGAACAGATTGTTAAATTGGGTTATGGTTATTTTAATATTGAGAAGCAAGAATGGATAACTTTTCTTTATCCAATTGAAGAAGTAGGCAAAGAAGTATTGGCATACACAAATAATTCTTTAATATGCAAAGCTTTAGAAAAAATCAATACTAAATTACTTCAAGTTTTAAAAACAAATAAAAATCAAGATTTGGCTATTAAGGTTGCTAATTTTTTATTTCAAATAAATCCTGGCAATAAAGTATTAGTAAAGGAGTTAGTTCGATTATTGGAAACTACTGAATCTGAAGATGAATGCTGCAAAATTGCCCTTATCTTGGGGGAAAATGCACCTGGAAATAAGATAGTAATAGGAGAGCTAATCCGGTTATTAGAAATGAATGAAAACAAAAATATATGTGAAGAAATTGCCGGAAATTTATGCTCAAATGTCCTTTTCTCAAAAAATGAATTACAAGTTTTGATTGAGACTTTAGAAACAACTGATCATAAAAACGATGACAGTTTTGTCACTCAGGATTTAAGCAGGATTGATCTTTTTAACAATAGAGTTATAAAGATGTTGATTCAAGTATTAAAAACAGCCCAAAATATTATGAATGTCATAAGTATTTGCTGTTTATTAACAAGATTGGCATCTGTCAACCAGTCATTTTTATTTGAATTAATTCGATTATTAAAAACCGACTTTTCAAAATGGTACATTAGGCAAATTATCATCGATATTTTTGCTAAATGTATCATTAAAAATGAAGTAGGAATATCTGAATTAATTAAAATATTGGTAGCTGATATAGAAGCAGATATTTTTTTACCGTACAATTTTTTTTTAGAAAATGCTGTCGGAAATAAATTTATAATACGAGAATTAATTCAGGTATTAGAAATTACTAATAATAAAAATGTTCGCCAGATTTTTGCTGAAATCTTATGGAAAATTGACCCTGGAAATGAGTTGGCAATACAGGCGTTAATTCAGATTTTAAATACTACTGAGAATGAAGATAATCGCAGTTGGGTTGCCAAGATTTTATGGAAAATCAACCCTGGAAATGAGTTAGTAATACAGGCGTTAATTCAGGTTTTAGAAACTACTGAGAATGAAGATAATCGCAGGATTGTTGCCGAGAGTTTAGGGGAAATTGACCCTGGAAATGAGTTAGCAATACAGGCATTAATTCAGATCTTAAATACTACTGAGAATGAAGATAATCGCAGGATGATTGCCGAGAGTTTAGGGGAAATTGACCCTGGAAATGAGTTAGCAATACAGGCATTAATTCAGATCTTAAATACTACTGATAATGAAGATAATCGCAGGAGGGTTGCCGAGAGTTTAGGGGAAATTGACCCTGGAAATGAGTTAGTAATACAGGCGTTAATTCAGGTTTTAGAAACTACTGAAGATAAATATACTCGCGGGAATGTTGCTAAGACTTTAGGGGAAATAATCAAAACCGAAAAACAGTATTCAGATGTGGTTTTTGCCCTCAAACATAACCTAATTAATGAAGTTTACAACAATAATTTTGATCTCTTTGAAAGCTGCTATAAACTCCTCTGGCAATACGCTCAAAATCTACCTTATCCCAAATTTTATCAAGCATGGCATCACAACACCATCACCCCCCATCCTGAAATTACCAATAATACCCCCGTAGGCAATACCCCAACAGTGCGACAATTAGAACAACAATTCACCGATATTTGTAGCCAACTTCCTCACCTCCCCGTCCACTGTATTAACATCAACAAACTACTAACCCTCAACACCAAAAACGAATTTATCCAAGCATTTTGTAACCGTCTTTATCAAAAACTCTTACCCGATGAAACTCCCCCCGACGTGCAGACCCCTGCTAACCTAGAAACCAAAATTATCCACCTGAAACAGCAACTCCAAACCTATCTGTTCATTCTGTTACTCGCAGATGGGACACCCACCCCCGAAGTCATCGACTGTTGCGACTATCTCACGGACGTCTTACACCTCGGTTGGATAACTCCCGACCCCCTCCCGTTACCATTCCCGCAACGTTCCTTTGTGACATCACAGGACAATTTATTAGAAGCAATTGAAAGTTGGGTTAAAGAATATTAA
- a CDS encoding metal-dependent hydrolase, with amino-acid sequence MPSPLFHAATGYFLGKYLPRNIIPRSYQFHRFDFNILYPVLIATCADFDFIPQILTGTGFHRGISHSLIFTLGFSLIVAGIASKIWKISYQKLLRFTLILYSSHLILDFFAEGRGIKLFLPFLDQFFKSPILLFPGIHYSKGLFDRSHFIPILYELLLSAVLYNLLTQWQAYQAHKAAKSAIKNNIHSHPQLHSQKSIKSSDSSF; translated from the coding sequence ATGCCATCCCCCCTCTTTCATGCAGCGACTGGATATTTTCTGGGTAAATATTTACCGAGAAATATCATCCCCCGATCCTATCAATTTCACCGTTTTGATTTCAATATTTTATATCCAGTTTTGATCGCAACCTGTGCCGATTTTGATTTTATTCCCCAAATTTTAACAGGAACAGGGTTTCATCGAGGAATTAGCCATAGTTTAATTTTTACGTTGGGTTTTAGTTTAATTGTAGCTGGGATTGCTAGTAAAATTTGGAAAATTTCTTATCAAAAATTATTGCGATTTACCTTAATTCTTTACAGTTCTCATTTAATCCTAGATTTTTTCGCCGAAGGACGAGGAATCAAACTCTTTTTACCCTTTTTAGATCAGTTTTTTAAATCCCCCATTCTGTTATTTCCCGGTATTCATTATTCTAAAGGATTGTTTGATCGGAGTCATTTTATCCCCATTTTATATGAATTGCTCCTATCTGCTGTTTTGTATAATCTGTTGACTCAATGGCAAGCTTATCAAGCCCACAAAGCCGCTAAATCTGCTATTAAGAATAATATCCATAGCCATCCTCAACTGCATTCCCAGAAATCGATTAAATCCTCCGATTCTTCTTTTTAA
- the ilvB gene encoding biosynthetic-type acetolactate synthase large subunit, whose amino-acid sequence MFNSQEKNMQNQQQVSGAFALIDSLKRHGVKHIFGYPGGANLPLYDELYRAEQAGDLQHILVRHEQAAAHAADGYARATGKVGVCLATSGPGATNLVTGLATAYMDSVPMVAITGQVPRGSLGSDAFQEIDIYGITLPIVKHSYLVRNPADIPRIVAEAFYLANSGRPGPVLIDIPKDVGIAKIDYHPVEPGQVKLMGYRPIIKGNSRKIHQALTLIQQAKKPLLYVGGGAIISNSHAEVQELAERFQIPIATTLMGKGVFDENHPLALGMLGMHGTAYSNFAVSECDVLIALGVRFDDRVAGQGNDFAKNAKVIHIDIDPAEIGKTRQPDVPIVGDVRQVLIDLLRHVHELGDSINREKTRSWCEHLTQLRLEYPLEIPQPEGGISPQEVIVEISRQAPHAFYTTDVGQHQMWSAQFLKTGPRRWISSGGLGTMGYGIPAAVGAKIALPHEQVICISGDGSFQMNMQELGTISQYNIGIKAVILNNGWLGMVRQWQHLFYDDRYEATNLEKGSPNFAKLADVYNIRALNISRREELENAISELLANDGPMLLDVRVTRNEDCFPMVAPGHGNEDMMGLKPAILETNSEALVCPNCGKMNLADYKCCTQCGTKLTPNLEVSSLF is encoded by the coding sequence TTGTTTAACTCTCAGGAGAAAAATATGCAGAATCAACAACAAGTATCAGGCGCTTTTGCCTTAATTGATAGTCTCAAACGTCACGGCGTTAAACATATTTTTGGCTATCCGGGGGGGGCAAATTTACCCCTTTATGATGAACTTTATCGAGCAGAACAGGCGGGAGATTTACAACATATTCTCGTCCGCCACGAACAAGCCGCAGCCCACGCCGCCGATGGTTACGCCAGGGCGACGGGTAAAGTCGGCGTCTGTTTAGCCACCTCTGGCCCCGGAGCCACAAATCTTGTCACTGGCTTGGCTACGGCTTACATGGACTCTGTTCCGATGGTGGCCATTACCGGACAGGTGCCGCGAGGGTCTTTAGGAAGTGATGCTTTCCAAGAAATTGATATTTATGGGATTACTTTACCCATTGTTAAACATTCTTATTTAGTGAGAAATCCGGCGGATATTCCTCGCATTGTAGCAGAAGCATTTTATTTAGCAAATAGTGGCCGACCGGGGCCAGTTTTAATTGATATTCCCAAGGATGTTGGTATTGCTAAAATTGATTATCATCCCGTTGAACCCGGTCAAGTTAAACTGATGGGATATAGACCTATAATTAAAGGAAATTCCCGCAAAATTCACCAAGCGTTAACGTTAATTCAGCAGGCAAAAAAACCCTTGTTATATGTTGGAGGAGGAGCGATTATTAGCAATTCCCACGCTGAAGTTCAAGAACTCGCTGAACGATTTCAAATTCCGATTGCCACAACATTAATGGGGAAAGGAGTCTTTGATGAAAATCATCCTTTAGCATTAGGAATGTTGGGAATGCACGGCACAGCATACTCTAATTTTGCCGTTTCCGAATGTGATGTATTAATTGCTTTAGGAGTGCGGTTTGATGACCGAGTAGCGGGTCAAGGCAATGATTTTGCTAAAAATGCTAAAGTGATTCATATTGATATTGATCCAGCAGAAATCGGAAAAACACGGCAGCCTGATGTTCCCATTGTTGGAGATGTGCGTCAAGTTTTAATTGATTTGTTGCGTCATGTTCATGAATTGGGGGATAGTATTAATCGAGAAAAAACTCGGTCTTGGTGCGAACATTTAACTCAATTGCGCTTAGAATATCCCTTGGAAATTCCCCAACCGGAAGGAGGTATTTCCCCGCAAGAAGTAATTGTAGAAATTTCTCGTCAAGCCCCCCATGCCTTCTATACAACGGATGTCGGACAGCATCAAATGTGGTCGGCTCAATTTCTAAAAACGGGGCCGCGTCGTTGGATTTCTAGTGGCGGTTTAGGAACAATGGGATATGGAATTCCGGCGGCGGTAGGTGCAAAAATAGCCCTCCCCCATGAGCAGGTAATTTGTATTAGTGGGGATGGAAGTTTTCAAATGAATATGCAGGAATTGGGAACAATTTCTCAATATAATATTGGCATCAAAGCTGTTATTTTAAATAATGGTTGGTTGGGAATGGTACGACAGTGGCAACATTTATTTTATGATGATCGCTATGAAGCCACAAATTTAGAAAAAGGGAGTCCGAATTTTGCCAAATTAGCCGATGTTTATAATATTCGGGCGCTGAATATTTCTCGACGGGAAGAGTTAGAAAATGCCATCAGCGAATTATTAGCTAATGATGGCCCTATGTTATTAGATGTGCGGGTAACGCGCAATGAAGACTGTTTCCCAATGGTGGCTCCTGGTCACGGTAACGAGGATATGATGGGTTTAAAACCTGCTATTTTGGAAACAAATAGTGAAGCGTTAGTGTGTCCAAATTGTGGAAAAATGAACCTGGCTGATTATAAATGTTGTACCCAATGTGGAACAAAATTAACACCGAATTTAGAGGTATCGAGTCTTTTTTAG
- a CDS encoding type II toxin-antitoxin system ParD family antitoxin, producing the protein MKSINISLPESMQAYIEEQLASGAYGTASEYFSELVRQDQKRKEQARLETLLLEGLDSGEVTPMTAEDWSDIRQAVRERVAKNNDAGQGE; encoded by the coding sequence ATGAAAAGCATTAATATCTCTCTGCCTGAATCGATGCAGGCTTATATTGAAGAACAGTTAGCTAGTGGTGCTTACGGTACAGCCAGCGAGTATTTCTCGGAGTTGGTGCGTCAAGACCAAAAGCGTAAAGAACAAGCCCGGTTAGAAACTTTATTATTAGAAGGTTTGGACTCTGGGGAAGTAACACCAATGACGGCGGAAGATTGGTCTGATATTCGTCAAGCTGTGCGGGAACGAGTCGCTAAAAATAATGATGCGGGTCAAGGTGAATGA
- a CDS encoding EamA family transporter has product MRQKSIGISFAIIASSFYGLLPLCWRYVPLPTLLLILDRCLFTFVISGVILLIIGEWETVRNFSLNVIAKVAKPAFYLALHLGFFMGAIALGHQVEAAIGMFLAPAATAVLSTILLGEKLNTIKRFCVGISVFSAIIFFYEAQEIPYFAVLIALTWGLYLCERKHALKMVSNPLAYSWLEQSLIVVVLIVIVIFNSVFPANVQPLTAVNSSAFLVLAGGCALATIASFLQSKASQMIDCSQVGMLGVLSPVVQFIVAVLVDQKPVTILQLCAMTLLLTAVLLYNCPPLKKTTL; this is encoded by the coding sequence ATGCGACAGAAATCAATAGGCATTTCCTTTGCCATTATCGCTTCTTCCTTTTATGGTTTACTGCCCTTATGTTGGCGGTATGTACCCCTCCCAACACTGCTTTTAATTCTCGATCGCTGCTTATTCACCTTTGTCATTTCAGGAGTGATTTTATTAATCATAGGTGAATGGGAAACAGTCCGTAACTTCAGCTTAAATGTCATTGCAAAAGTCGCTAAACCTGCTTTTTATTTAGCGTTACATTTAGGCTTTTTTATGGGTGCGATCGCTCTGGGACATCAAGTAGAAGCCGCCATTGGAATGTTCCTTGCTCCCGCAGCAACAGCCGTTTTATCAACAATTTTATTAGGAGAAAAGCTTAACACAATTAAACGGTTTTGTGTGGGAATTTCCGTATTTTCAGCGATTATTTTCTTCTATGAAGCTCAAGAAATCCCTTATTTTGCAGTATTGATCGCGTTAACTTGGGGGCTGTATTTGTGTGAACGTAAACACGCTTTAAAAATGGTCAGTAACCCTCTCGCCTATAGTTGGTTGGAACAAAGCTTAATTGTAGTGGTTTTAATTGTAATTGTAATTTTCAATAGCGTTTTTCCGGCTAATGTTCAACCCTTAACGGCTGTTAATTCCAGTGCTTTCTTAGTATTGGCTGGCGGATGTGCCTTAGCCACAATTGCTAGTTTTTTACAATCAAAAGCCTCTCAAATGATTGACTGTTCCCAAGTGGGAATGTTGGGGGTACTTTCTCCCGTTGTGCAGTTTATTGTTGCAGTTTTAGTGGATCAAAAACCAGTAACTATTTTACAACTCTGTGCGATGACACTGTTATTAACTGCCGTTTTATTGTATAACTGTCCTCCCCTCAAAAAAACAACGTTATGA